One Corallococcus silvisoli DNA window includes the following coding sequences:
- a CDS encoding HNH endonuclease: MSHAKRRRVLGIIATDATFERVPHRGTEVWMGKCLHCNAHLTVALDGEPISRATIEHIVPRTAGGTDALENLGLACARCNQGKGSRHDANFHRDARVRDLVDRLLQKRRERWRDPDSE, encoded by the coding sequence ATGAGCCACGCCAAGCGCCGCCGGGTCCTGGGGATCATCGCCACGGACGCCACCTTCGAGCGCGTCCCGCACCGGGGCACCGAGGTGTGGATGGGCAAGTGCCTGCACTGCAACGCGCACCTCACCGTCGCCCTGGACGGCGAGCCCATCAGCCGCGCCACCATCGAGCACATCGTGCCCCGGACCGCGGGCGGCACGGACGCCCTGGAGAACCTGGGCCTCGCGTGTGCCCGCTGCAACCAGGGCAAGGGCAGCCGCCACGACGCGAACTTCCACCGCGACGCCCGCGTGCGCGACCTGGTGGACCGGCTGCTCCAGAAGCGCCGCGAGCGCTGGCGCGACCCGGACTCCGAGTAG
- a CDS encoding cytochrome c3 family protein has protein sequence MSGPLFPRWTNTVSRLSAAMLLAVPAIAIGGLLAYVRSPHVTNQAHPVEQPIEFDHRHHAGDEQIDCRYCHWTVEKSPSAGIPSTTVCMSCHAQVWNKSPYLTEVRKAFFADQPIPWVRVHNLPDFVYFNHSIHVGKGVGCATCHGRVDQMGAIEQAAPLTMSWCLDCHRNPAPNLRPAEFITSMTWAPPADKAEAAELAEKLSKEYDVHSRTSCSTCHR, from the coding sequence ATGAGCGGCCCTCTCTTCCCACGTTGGACGAATACGGTGTCGCGCCTGTCGGCCGCGATGCTCCTCGCGGTGCCCGCCATCGCCATCGGCGGCCTCCTGGCTTATGTGCGCTCCCCGCACGTGACCAATCAGGCGCACCCGGTGGAACAGCCCATCGAGTTCGACCACCGGCACCACGCCGGTGACGAGCAGATCGACTGTCGCTACTGTCACTGGACGGTGGAGAAGTCCCCGTCGGCGGGCATCCCCTCCACCACCGTGTGCATGTCCTGCCACGCGCAGGTGTGGAACAAGAGCCCGTACCTCACCGAGGTCCGCAAGGCGTTCTTCGCCGACCAGCCCATCCCCTGGGTCCGCGTCCACAACCTGCCGGACTTCGTCTACTTCAACCACTCCATCCACGTGGGCAAGGGCGTCGGCTGCGCCACCTGCCACGGCCGAGTGGACCAGATGGGCGCCATCGAGCAGGCCGCCCCACTGACGATGAGCTGGTGCCTGGACTGCCACCGCAACCCGGCCCCCAACCTCCGCCCCGCGGAGTTCATCACCAGCATGACCTGGGCCCCGCCCGCCGATAAGGCCGAGGCCGCCGAGCTGGCTGAGAAGCTCTCCAAGGAATACGACGTTCACTCGCGCACGAGCTGCTCCACATGCCACCGATGA
- a CDS encoding TAT-variant-translocated molybdopterin oxidoreductase yields the protein MNTKPDSAPAQDTPSSFALPVVSGRNEAAPHAHDHDDVVAEALEHATTRAVPAEGAYGKTYWLGLEEKLATPEFLEETRPEFPVGADLPPTGFARREFMQLMGASLALAGVTACSTRPQDERMVPYTKTPPEVTPGNPLHYASGMTLAGHTSGLLITAREGRPVKVEGNPQHPINQGAAGIFEQAFLLSLYDPQRARVLRQGTNPRALRTLTEDITQLVSQKATADGGARVRFLSEPTSSPLLRDIKARIQRKLPSARFHAFASVSYDASAEAHRALFGQPVQPVYDLTRADIIVSLDADFLESRPENLALSRQFADRRDPKNGELNRLYVAEPRMSITGGMADHRLRVKSAEVFGVAAALAQAVGGSAASLGATAAGKAGALRPEVGSWVQAVAADLKSKAGRGVVLAGERQPAAVHALAQAINAALSNLGTTVKVVPAVAPEAAGLAEIHSLVEDIKAGRVDTLVITASNPVYTLPVDAGLAEVLDPKQNANRKALNVLYAGSYEDETSKFADWFVPLAHQLETWSDGRAVDGTVTISQPLIQPLFNGVPEAELYALFLDQPFRPAYQLLREYWSAQGAEAGHGDFESRWETWVSEGIVPGSIATALTAAPDAGAASKLVSAYQAPAGGDLEINFVSDYKLLDGRFANNAWLQELPDPITKIVWDNAAILSPATAARLGLENGHLAELEYGGRKLQVPVTILPGNADDTVTVALGYGRTGLHEVVAKGVGFNANLLRTVSAPWFDSGAKLSKVRGSHTFARTQYHWRMEGRPLALDMSVSELAHPSKKTQHVLERVKEELTPGKRDLMVRQQTVDGKEVLKPGYDYAQTPEQGYKWGMSIDLSRCTGCNACVVACQAENNIPVVGKEQVGRGREMAWLRIDRYFEGNENDPAMVMQPVACVHCEKAPCEYVCPVNATVHSDEGLNDMVYNRCVGTRYCSNNCPYKVRRFNYLHYTQGKTPTEKMLMNPDVTVRARGVMEKCTYCVQRIERVRINARIEKRLIQEKELQTACQQTCPTQAIAFGSLADPAQRVTQLHEDERAYRLLHELGTRPRTAHLIRLRNPNPALVAAAPAEAASAHEGGH from the coding sequence ATGAACACCAAGCCTGACAGCGCGCCCGCGCAGGATACCCCCTCGTCGTTCGCGCTCCCGGTCGTCTCGGGCCGCAACGAGGCCGCCCCCCACGCGCACGACCACGACGATGTCGTGGCCGAGGCGCTCGAGCACGCCACCACCCGCGCGGTCCCGGCGGAGGGCGCGTACGGCAAGACCTACTGGCTTGGCCTGGAGGAGAAGCTCGCCACGCCGGAGTTCCTGGAGGAGACCCGCCCGGAGTTCCCCGTCGGCGCGGACCTGCCCCCCACCGGCTTCGCCCGCCGCGAGTTCATGCAGCTGATGGGCGCGTCGCTCGCCCTGGCCGGCGTCACCGCGTGCAGCACCCGCCCGCAGGATGAGCGGATGGTGCCGTACACGAAGACGCCGCCGGAAGTGACCCCCGGCAACCCGCTGCACTACGCGTCCGGCATGACGCTCGCCGGCCACACCTCCGGCCTGCTCATCACCGCGCGTGAGGGCCGCCCGGTCAAGGTCGAGGGCAACCCCCAGCACCCCATCAACCAGGGCGCGGCGGGCATCTTCGAGCAGGCGTTCCTGCTCTCCCTCTACGACCCCCAGCGCGCCCGCGTGCTGCGCCAGGGCACCAACCCGCGCGCCCTGCGCACGCTGACCGAGGACATCACCCAGCTGGTGAGCCAGAAGGCCACGGCCGACGGCGGCGCCCGCGTGCGCTTCCTCTCCGAGCCCACCAGCTCCCCGCTGCTGCGCGACATCAAGGCCCGCATCCAGCGCAAGCTGCCCTCGGCGCGCTTCCACGCGTTCGCGTCCGTGTCCTATGACGCCTCCGCGGAGGCGCACCGCGCCCTCTTCGGTCAGCCGGTGCAGCCGGTCTACGACCTGACCCGCGCGGACATCATCGTCTCCCTGGACGCCGACTTCCTGGAGAGCCGCCCGGAGAACCTGGCCCTGTCGCGCCAGTTCGCCGACCGCCGCGACCCGAAGAACGGCGAGCTCAACCGCCTCTACGTCGCCGAGCCCCGGATGTCGATCACCGGCGGCATGGCCGACCACCGCCTGCGCGTGAAGTCCGCCGAGGTCTTCGGCGTCGCCGCGGCGCTGGCGCAGGCCGTGGGCGGCTCCGCCGCCAGCCTCGGCGCCACCGCGGCCGGCAAGGCCGGCGCGCTCCGTCCGGAAGTCGGCTCGTGGGTGCAGGCCGTGGCCGCGGACCTCAAGTCCAAGGCCGGCCGTGGCGTGGTGCTCGCCGGTGAGCGTCAGCCCGCCGCCGTGCACGCGCTCGCGCAGGCCATCAACGCCGCGCTGAGCAACCTGGGCACGACCGTGAAGGTCGTCCCGGCCGTCGCCCCGGAGGCCGCGGGCCTCGCGGAGATCCACTCCCTGGTGGAGGACATCAAGGCCGGCCGCGTGGACACGCTGGTCATCACCGCCTCCAACCCGGTCTACACCCTGCCGGTGGACGCGGGCCTGGCGGAGGTGCTGGACCCCAAGCAGAACGCCAACCGCAAGGCGCTGAACGTCCTGTACGCGGGCAGCTACGAGGACGAGACCTCCAAGTTCGCCGACTGGTTCGTGCCCCTGGCGCACCAGCTGGAGACCTGGAGCGACGGCCGCGCGGTGGACGGCACCGTCACCATTTCGCAGCCCCTCATCCAGCCGCTCTTCAACGGCGTGCCGGAAGCGGAGCTGTACGCGCTGTTCCTCGACCAGCCGTTCCGCCCCGCCTACCAGCTGCTCCGTGAGTACTGGTCCGCGCAGGGCGCCGAGGCCGGCCACGGCGACTTCGAGTCCCGCTGGGAGACCTGGGTCTCCGAGGGCATCGTCCCCGGCAGCATCGCCACCGCGCTGACGGCCGCTCCGGACGCGGGCGCCGCGTCCAAGCTGGTGTCCGCGTACCAGGCGCCGGCGGGCGGTGACCTGGAGATCAACTTCGTCTCCGACTACAAGCTGCTGGACGGCCGCTTCGCGAACAACGCGTGGCTGCAGGAGCTGCCGGACCCCATCACGAAGATCGTCTGGGACAACGCCGCCATCCTCAGCCCCGCCACCGCCGCGCGGCTGGGCCTGGAGAACGGCCACCTCGCGGAGCTGGAGTACGGCGGCCGCAAGCTCCAGGTCCCCGTCACCATCCTCCCCGGCAACGCGGACGACACCGTCACCGTGGCCCTGGGCTACGGCCGCACCGGCCTGCACGAGGTGGTGGCCAAGGGCGTGGGCTTCAACGCCAACCTGCTGCGCACCGTGAGCGCCCCCTGGTTCGACAGCGGCGCGAAGCTCAGCAAGGTCCGCGGCAGCCACACCTTCGCCCGCACCCAGTACCACTGGCGCATGGAGGGCCGCCCGCTGGCGCTCGACATGTCCGTCAGCGAGCTGGCGCACCCCTCCAAGAAGACCCAGCACGTCCTGGAGCGCGTCAAGGAAGAGCTGACGCCCGGCAAGCGGGACCTGATGGTCCGCCAGCAGACCGTGGACGGCAAGGAGGTCCTCAAGCCCGGCTACGACTACGCGCAGACCCCGGAGCAGGGCTACAAGTGGGGCATGTCCATCGACCTGTCGCGCTGCACGGGCTGCAACGCGTGCGTCGTGGCCTGCCAGGCGGAGAACAACATCCCCGTCGTCGGCAAGGAGCAGGTGGGCCGCGGCCGTGAGATGGCCTGGCTGCGCATCGACCGCTACTTCGAGGGCAACGAGAACGACCCCGCCATGGTCATGCAGCCCGTCGCGTGCGTGCACTGCGAGAAGGCCCCCTGCGAGTACGTCTGCCCGGTGAACGCCACCGTGCACTCGGACGAGGGCCTCAACGACATGGTGTACAACCGCTGCGTCGGCACGCGGTACTGCTCCAACAACTGCCCGTACAAGGTCCGTCGCTTCAACTACCTGCACTACACGCAGGGCAAGACGCCGACGGAGAAGATGCTGATGAACCCGGACGTCACCGTCCGTGCTCGCGGCGTCATGGAGAAGTGCACGTACTGCGTCCAGCGCATCGAGCGCGTGCGCATCAACGCCCGCATCGAGAAGCGCCTCATCCAGGAGAAGGAGCTCCAGACGGCGTGCCAGCAGACCTGCCCCACGCAGGCCATCGCCTTCGGCTCGCTCGCGGATCCCGCCCAGCGCGTCACCCAGCTCCACGAGGACGAGCGTGCCTACCGGCTGCTGCACGAGCTGGGCACCCGTCCCCGCACCGCCCACCTCATCCGCCTGCGAAACCCCAACCCCGCCCTCGTGGCCGCGGCCCCCGCTGAGGCGGCGTCGGCGCACGAAGGAGGTCACTGA